One genomic region from Clostridium saccharobutylicum DSM 13864 encodes:
- a CDS encoding DUF3006 domain-containing protein, with protein sequence MNYRYIIDRIEGDYVIVEKENGDMFRIIAEAIKGDFKEGDILVQENQFFKVDEKLTQHRNEEIYKKTEDMWQ encoded by the coding sequence ATGAATTATAGATATATTATAGATAGAATAGAGGGAGATTACGTTATTGTTGAAAAAGAAAATGGAGATATGTTTAGGATTATTGCTGAAGCTATAAAAGGAGATTTTAAAGAAGGAGATATTCTCGTTCAAGAAAATCAATTCTTTAAGGTTGATGAAAAGCTTACTCAACATAGGAATGAGGAAATATATAAAAAAACTGAAGATATGTGGCAATAA
- the lepB gene encoding signal peptidase I yields MSKEINEKEIVNDKNSHKKSIIKEWIIDIAAIAIIALLVWRFVGYGVWITSGSMMPELQVKDRLIVTRVHNPQTLQHGDIVLFKQEEFGNEILIKRLIGLPGDKIQIKNGIVFRNGEQLKEDYVKNNEIVNGTYEVPEGKYFMLGDNRANSNDSRHWKNPYVDASNIEGKARIKYYPIQDFEILK; encoded by the coding sequence GTGTCAAAAGAAATCAATGAAAAAGAGATAGTAAATGATAAAAATTCACATAAAAAGTCAATAATAAAAGAATGGATAATAGATATTGCTGCTATTGCAATAATTGCATTATTAGTATGGCGTTTTGTGGGATATGGAGTTTGGATTACAAGTGGATCGATGATGCCAGAATTACAAGTTAAAGATAGGCTGATTGTGACAAGAGTACATAATCCTCAAACTTTGCAACATGGAGACATTGTATTATTTAAGCAAGAGGAGTTTGGAAACGAAATTTTAATTAAGAGATTAATAGGACTTCCAGGAGATAAAATACAAATTAAAAATGGTATTGTTTTTAGAAATGGAGAACAACTTAAAGAAGATTATGTTAAAAACAATGAAATAGTTAATGGAACTTATGAGGTGCCAGAAGGAAAGTACTTCATGTTGGGTGATAATAGAGCTAATTCAAATGATTCAAGACATTGGAAAAATCCATATGTTGATGCATCAAATATAGAAGGAAAGGCTAGAATAAAATATTATCCAATACAAGATTTTGAGATATTAAAGTAA
- the lepB gene encoding signal peptidase I, which produces MEKNIKALKFFKEWIVPIIAAIGIAFFINKFLVYNVYIPSESMVPTLNVGDKLMVTRIYDTSKIKRGDIIVFFSKELNETLIKRAIGLPGDHIEITNGVVNINGEDIKEDYVKNNEYNDKKLVFDVPENKFFFLGDNRIRSYDARKWINPYIDASDINAKARIKIYPFTDFGVLH; this is translated from the coding sequence ATGGAAAAGAATATAAAAGCACTAAAATTTTTTAAAGAATGGATAGTTCCTATAATTGCGGCTATTGGAATAGCGTTTTTTATAAATAAGTTTTTAGTTTATAATGTTTATATACCAAGTGAATCGATGGTTCCAACTTTAAATGTTGGGGATAAATTAATGGTTACTAGAATTTATGACACTAGCAAGATTAAAAGAGGAGATATTATTGTATTTTTCTCTAAAGAGTTAAATGAAACGCTAATAAAAAGAGCTATAGGATTGCCAGGAGACCATATTGAGATAACAAATGGAGTTGTTAACATAAATGGAGAGGATATTAAAGAAGATTACGTAAAAAATAATGAATATAATGATAAGAAGTTAGTATTTGATGTTCCTGAAAATAAATTCTTTTTCCTAGGAGATAATAGAATTCGTTCATACGATGCAAGAAAATGGATTAATCCATATATAGATGCATCAGATATAAATGCAAAAGCTAGAATAAAAATTTATCCGTTTACAGATTTTGGAGTTTTACATTAA
- the ftsH gene encoding ATP-dependent zinc metalloprotease FtsH — translation MQDNNKGNHKGNNNKNKKSLSVVITYFLIAFAFLIAFNYAKDAATTKEITYNEFITLLDNKEISKVVITSENLIITPSEDNEEYKGKTLYTVNIDDESLIPKLQAANIDFTGKNPKESPFMSILMTWIFPMVLIFFMWKFLFSKMGGGGGGVMGIGKNNAKVYMESEIKVTFDDVAGQEEAKESLKEVIDFLNGPDKYTQIGAKLPKGVLLVGPPGTGKTLIAKAVAGEAKVPFFSLSGSSFVEMFVGVGASRVRELFKDAVAKAPCIVFIDEIDAIGKSRDNQMQSNDEREQTLNQLLSEMDGFDSSKGVVLLGATNRPEILDKALLRPGRFDRRVIVDRPDFKGREAILGVHAKNVILGDDVDLSEIAKSTPGAVGADLANIINEGALRAVRRRRRKVLQEDLREAVEVIIAGKEKKDRILSPKEREVVAFHEVGHALVAAMLKGADPVHKITIVPRTMGALGYTMQLPEEEKFLTSKEELMNQITVMLGGRSAEEEVFDLVSTGASNDIERATQSARSMVSIYGMSDRFDMMALESVQNRYLDGRAVRNCSEQTSTVLDEETLNIIKAAHKKARQILRDNRDLLDKISEVLLEKETIFGEEFFDLVYEKYPEMKEQKEKEKSEHERRVKELEEKRAKKHALDAVIDDSTDSSEDKTLTKSEDDITDDNKIDEKAEDNSKATIDAQDFSNDESNKVSE, via the coding sequence ATGCAAGATAATAATAAGGGAAACCATAAAGGTAATAACAATAAGAATAAAAAATCACTTTCAGTAGTGATTACATATTTCTTAATAGCTTTTGCATTTTTAATTGCATTTAATTATGCAAAGGATGCAGCTACAACTAAAGAAATCACATATAATGAATTTATAACTTTACTTGATAATAAAGAAATTTCTAAAGTTGTTATAACAAGTGAAAACTTAATTATTACTCCAAGTGAAGATAATGAAGAGTATAAAGGAAAAACATTATATACAGTAAATATAGATGATGAAAGTTTAATACCTAAGTTGCAGGCCGCAAATATTGACTTTACAGGTAAAAATCCTAAGGAAAGTCCATTTATGAGTATTTTAATGACTTGGATATTTCCTATGGTACTTATATTCTTTATGTGGAAATTCCTATTTTCTAAAATGGGAGGCGGCGGAGGCGGTGTCATGGGCATCGGCAAGAACAATGCTAAAGTTTACATGGAAAGCGAAATAAAAGTTACTTTTGATGATGTTGCAGGACAGGAAGAAGCTAAAGAATCCTTAAAAGAAGTTATAGATTTCTTAAATGGTCCAGATAAATATACTCAAATCGGTGCTAAGTTACCTAAGGGAGTTTTACTTGTTGGACCTCCAGGAACAGGTAAAACACTTATTGCAAAGGCAGTAGCTGGAGAAGCTAAGGTGCCATTCTTCTCACTTTCAGGTTCAAGTTTTGTTGAAATGTTTGTAGGAGTTGGAGCATCAAGAGTTAGAGAATTATTTAAGGATGCAGTAGCTAAGGCACCTTGTATAGTATTTATAGATGAAATTGATGCTATTGGTAAAAGCAGAGATAATCAAATGCAAAGTAATGATGAAAGAGAACAAACTTTAAATCAATTACTTTCTGAAATGGATGGATTTGATTCATCTAAGGGAGTAGTTTTACTTGGTGCTACTAACAGACCAGAAATATTAGATAAAGCATTACTTAGACCAGGTAGATTTGATAGAAGAGTTATAGTAGATAGACCTGATTTTAAGGGAAGAGAAGCTATACTTGGAGTTCACGCTAAAAATGTAATTTTAGGTGATGATGTAGATTTATCTGAAATTGCTAAGAGTACTCCAGGAGCAGTAGGAGCTGATCTTGCTAATATAATTAATGAAGGTGCATTAAGAGCTGTAAGAAGAAGAAGAAGAAAAGTTCTTCAAGAAGATTTAAGAGAAGCTGTTGAAGTTATAATTGCAGGTAAAGAAAAGAAAGATAGAATTCTTTCACCAAAGGAAAGAGAAGTTGTTGCGTTTCATGAAGTTGGTCATGCACTTGTTGCAGCAATGCTTAAAGGCGCAGATCCTGTTCATAAAATCACTATAGTTCCTAGGACTATGGGTGCATTAGGATACACAATGCAGCTTCCAGAAGAGGAAAAATTCTTAACATCAAAAGAAGAATTAATGAATCAAATAACAGTTATGTTAGGTGGTAGATCTGCGGAAGAAGAAGTGTTTGATTTAGTTTCAACAGGAGCTTCTAATGATATAGAAAGAGCTACACAATCTGCTAGAAGTATGGTTTCAATTTATGGTATGAGTGATAGATTTGATATGATGGCTTTAGAGTCAGTACAAAACAGATATTTAGATGGTAGAGCGGTTAGAAATTGTAGTGAACAAACATCAACTGTTTTAGACGAAGAAACATTAAATATCATAAAAGCAGCTCATAAGAAGGCTAGACAAATTCTTAGAGACAACAGAGATTTATTAGATAAAATCTCAGAAGTACTTTTAGAAAAAGAAACAATTTTTGGAGAAGAGTTCTTCGATTTAGTATATGAAAAATATCCAGAAATGAAAGAACAAAAAGAAAAAGAGAAATCTGAACATGAAAGAAGAGTTAAGGAATTAGAAGAGAAAAGAGCTAAGAAGCATGCTTTAGATGCTGTTATAGATGATTCAACAGATAGTTCAGAAGATAAAACTTTAACTAAAAGTGAAGATGATATAACAGACGATAACAAAATAGATGAAAAAGCTGAAGATAATTCTAAAGCTACGATTGATGCTCAAGATTTTTCAAATGATGAATCTAACAAAGTAAGCGAGTAG